One genomic window of Anaerofustis stercorihominis DSM 17244 includes the following:
- a CDS encoding GntR family transcriptional regulator: MEIILKSGSDKPIYEQITSQIKSMIIKGELREGDALPSMRKLAKELHISVITSQRVYEDLQRDGFIESSVGKGTFVSAQNKDFIREENLRKVENMLEEVVQISKENNITKEELIKTLSLFYEEE, from the coding sequence GTGGAAATTATTTTAAAAAGTGGCAGTGATAAACCTATATACGAACAAATTACATCTCAGATAAAATCCATGATTATAAAGGGTGAATTAAGAGAGGGAGATGCTCTTCCTTCCATGAGGAAGCTTGCAAAGGAGCTTCATATAAGCGTAATCACATCACAGAGAGTTTATGAAGATTTACAAAGAGACGGGTTTATTGAGTCCAGTGTAGGTAAAGGTACTTTTGTTTCCGCACAGAATAAAGATTTTATAAGAGAAGAAAATTTAAGAAAAGTGGAAAACATGCTGGAAGAAGTCGTTCAGATAAGTAAAGAAAATAATATAACCAAAGAAGAGCTAATAAAGACATTAAGTTTATTTTATGAGGAGGAGTAA